actctaatatagAACTAAAAATGAAGGTTTAACAACCTAGTTGAAGCGAACCATGAATTatccttgaatcaccccataaaacccaacaaagaaACTAttcgctcatgatgcaaagaaactaCGTTGATATTACAAGGAATAACATCAAAAAAACgaatcaacaaacaaaaggggttcaaaggaaacttctctagTTGTCACAAAAGTAATTTGTCGTCTCACAAAAAACAATGAAAGTATGATAGAGATTAGAAAGAGTAGAGATTGGTGACTTCGGTGATGGCTTCTAAGGGGAGCTGAAAGAGGAGTCTCTGGTCGTCTCAAGGGCTGCTAACTAAGAGGCTGGTTGAATCACAATTGAGGCACAATGAAGTCACACCTTGAAACCCTAGGTCttgaagaatatttttttaggattttttcttggattagggttttttagGGCTGAGTTGTActtttcttcttgagtgcaggacaaggggtgGAGAAGGAGTCTTGGACTGGGCCACTGTGATGGTTTCTGGTCGGGCCTTCAACTAAAGCCCATCGGCTACATACTTATCTTCTTGCCGGTTTATGACACGTTATGGTAAATCGGGCATATCTTTCAAGGGCTAAACTAAATAACTTGATTCTAATTCGTGGAGACATATGACTCTTCCACCATTCCATAGACACCAATCACGTCAAAATATGAGTTTCTGAAGTTCTACAAAAGTGGCCCGTACTGGAAAGTTCTTAATCTGTCCTCAAACATGTTTTCCTTGTCTTATGGTCCAagttgctataaaacctgtaaaacctttttgaaacctgaaatacttgataatagaccttttcTACCttaaatcatatcaaactcttcctaaatgcatactaaaactatagctaaaatgggtaaagtaatgatgttatcaactttccgagacttagactttgcttgtcgtcaagcaaacaatcaaaataaagtcatggaaaagaggttttaaAAACACATGAATTCaattatctttggggatatcttctttgcactcttccTCGCCTTGACGTCAAGAACTTATGCTTGTACTTTCCCATGAGAAATATCAACGCTCCTTACTTAATTCCACAATTCTTTGGAGTTTACggaatctccattgtcatctctttacataaattaaagcaataataaaaactGAATTCTTACCAAGGGAAGATCGATCAAAGGCTTGtcgactctcttcaagccaagatgTTCTAcgtatgattcctttcctctcctttttctcacttccaaaaaaattgatttctccttaattttctagggtatcattttatttttttccgatCCCTTCCTCTTTTTCTATGGACAGGTTTCTATGAAATCCGAAGTATGCACAGGTTTACGCGACATCCCTCGGCTCACTTATTTggggaaaagggccatttccGACCTGTACAATATCAAAAGTGCCAATTTATACCTATACAAACGATCGGTGTCAATTTCTATTTATActctataaaattcaaatttcatacccaattttataaaatagtgcCAATTTCAAAGtcaatataaacaaatattactCAACAGCTGACTCAGATGACACGTGTTTGAGGAGGTGGCATCGAGCATtgaaaacgacatcgttttgatGCTTTagtttcgttttaaaaaaaaatgtaactaccTAGAATCGAACCCTGGTCAATTAATCCTTCTATCAATGCTTTAACCAACTGATCCCACAAAGTTATTCGAAACATTAAGGAACTTTTATGTTTATAGCTATATATTTGTGCGATAATCTCTActtcatcttccttttttttcttcgcaTCTTCAATGGCTGCTGTGTTCTCCATCTAAATCCGCCTCCGTTGGCCCAGTCGCTGAGTGTTTCCGTTTATTGTGGTTTtccaagatttgatttttactttttgattcttttaaaCTTTGGAGATTCTCTGTTCCtctctgatcatcatcatcatcataaatagGGTTTCTGTTTTCCAGTCAATTTTGAATGAGGATGccaaaattatcaaaactaGAGAAGTTAGAAAAATTTGATATGTTCGTCTCTCTTAGCAAGCAGAGATCGGTTCAAATACTATGGAGAAGGAAATCAAAGAACCATGGCGGAGCAGCCATCAACAATGCCAACAAAGAAAGGAAGTGGAGGAAGGAGGGAGATCGGTCAATATAGTTATAAACATAATCTTTccatattattttgaataagtTTGTGGGATCAATTGGTTAAAGCTTTGTTTAAAACTCTGATAGGCCAGGGTTCGATTCTACGttgttacatttttcttttaaacaaaactaaagcaTCAAAATGACGTTGTTTTTGATGCTCGATGCCACCTCCTCAAACACGTGTCATCTGAGTCAGCTCTTGACTAATAATTGTTGATGTTGACTTTGAAATTGgcactattttataaaattgggtatgaaatttgaattttatagagTATAGGTAGAAATTGACACCGATCGTTTGTATAGGTATAAATTGGCACTTTTGACATTGTACAGATTggaaatggcccttttccccACTTATTTGCTACCTATAtccttattctctttttttttcttttttttttcttttcttttcttcttttcctttttagagtttcaaaggaaagagagagggaaACATACTTTTaaagaagtgcaatgtcttgtgcggcttgaatgtagagatctagtccaatgtatacgAAATCCCATGGCTCGATAATTAAGTCTGGTTTAGGTATTATAAAACGTACAAACAATATTAGATCATCCTAATATCCATCGAATAGAGACtttggggattgttgagtcCGCTCAttgtctttccaaactttgtttctgttgttaagcataatcaagagtcatatgAGTGTTactccaaatcaaataaaccgttagaataagatcataatccctaCTAGTAATGACTCAATAAAAAAGTTAGAATCAAGAAAAAGCGTCAAAtcattgatgtaaaaagtgtaATAAGGtttcaagtcaacaaaatagaaagtagcattagtataggatggaacatccttccccccagacttaaatcacaccgtcctcggtgggaaaaaaagaaagagctgAGGATGGAAATCATAAAGAAAAGTTTgagtttaagaacaatgtcatcTTGATGGAATGATGCTTGTCAACTCTAAGACGTTTTAATGGTTGCCCAAAAATATTCTAGAGGTCGGCTGTGGAATGAAGATGTTGTGACTAACCGTTTGtaacttcctttggttgcttgacatcgaaGTTGAACTAGGCAAAGTTCATTCGAACtgtgtttgatatatctctaaatgcattctccttgaaacaaaaacctaaaaccataaataataatcataaataaaaaatatgaaaaacataCATGTGATAGAATGGTGATGGATGGTGATGAGATGTTTGTGGATATCTCATTGAAGTcataatgaagaaaaaattgGTAAACCAAAATCTCCAATTTTGGTGAAAGAAATGCATCAATTTGGTGAAAGAGACTCAAAGCTTTCAATGAACCAACTCGCCGATTAGCTGAACCACAGTCGACATTGAGACTCAGCGACGGTGGAGATGATGATTAAAAAGTCTGATAACCTCATATAACAATTCATTCTCGTCTGATTGGCTTTCCGATTCATTCTCCGTTTTTGAAAATCAGAGATAGTcacgaaagagagaaaaggagaagaaaaaagaagccaattttttttaatatattaaaacttcaCTCAACCGCATGTCATGAATAAAAGGTGTTTATTAAACATCTGAAATAAGAGttggtttttctttatttaaccattttttatttatttttcatctcATTTTAACATAAGAACCATGATATCTCTCGGCTCACTTATTTGCTACCTATATccttattctctcttttttttctttttttgcttttcttttcttcttttcctttttagagtttcaaaggaaagagagaggggAACGTTGTAACACCCCCGAACCGTACTATGACCACCAAGGCCATCGGACAGTCCCGGAACGCCACTAGGGAAACATTCACCAACGATCCGGCCGGGTGCAAGAACGAATCAAGCCCCTTGGCCAGTCCATCGGTGAGATTCCCGACCACATGACATATCCTTACGGCTTTGTAACCCTACAGGCGCGTCATGcgttgagccgactcggacaaagtctatatcagtaccaCTCGTCCGAATGGAAAGAAATCCGATTACATTACTAAATAAAAGAGTTTAATACAAACGTTTTAACAAAAGGTTGAAGAGTTCTTGGACAAGGCCTAAGCCGAGGTTTGATCcgaaataaaacatatatgtaattttacaatagacacaaaacaaatctactCCGGGTCCTATCATTCACCACGCCCGCTAGTTCCCTCTAAGGTTACCTGCAGCACCAAAAatttatcataagtaatctaagattacttagtgagctcagggttcctgcaagAAATAAACCCCGCTCCCAACCCCatcaacaaacaacatgcaagcataaaTCTCAACATGCAAGCATAACCCAACATTAAACAAGCGTAGCAATCAACATCCAAGCGTGCTAACAATAACACAACATTCAGAGTTCACATGCGGAAGCttaaacaacaacatgcaacttgaaataaaacaagaGATTTAACAAGTTTTATTTTAAGTATCCGGCAAGCATCCCTTCCTCAACCTCTCACGAACATCCGCTTTGCAGCCACATAGGCATACAATCGGACTTCACCCCAATGTCACACCGTCGTGTCGAcagcctcggccagggtagcgcACCCaataacctccgagctcttcgtagCCAACCCTACaacacacgaacatgggttgcatgtcaCGGTTGCATGTGGTACGGATTGGAAGGATGTCAATACCAAGTTCCCATACGCTTAGCCGGAATCCCTCACGGTCTAAAGACGTATTATAACCTCTCCAAAAACTCATACTTGAGTTCATATGGCTCTCAAGCTCATAAACTCACAAGTATCTCATCTCGTTACCACCCTTGTCACTAGAACATTTCGATCTAGCAACCGGTGTAACCTCACCacacatgcatttaaacaagaaaatcacgAAAGAAATTCAAGTAAATGCAACTAAATGCCTCATGAAAACCGCGCTCTAGATGGATGTCTTTAACTCTCCATCTAATCCGGCCAAGTATATGCCTGAACTCACTGTAAACCGTCGATGATCGGTCTCACATGGTGAATCCCTTCTTGCGGCACACTCGGATCTTCTCTTTGGTTAGAATTGATTTCCTTATCGATTTAACCTTGTGGTCGATAGTCTTGTCTTgatcttctctccttcttcttttctcttcttcttcctcaaacccgctcactctttttcttctttctctcttgctcactttctctctcaattttctTCTCCTTACCCCTTCTTCACTTGtgcgaaaatgagagagatgagagcTTATTTATAGAGTGGTTGGGCGGTGGAGGCAGCCAATGCATGTGGAGAGCTCACTCTTCATTAGTGGCTATTAGAGCATGCTTAAACACTTGGAGGGAATTTGAGCTTGCCACCTTGATTCCACTAAACTCTCTTGATTTCTTTAATTCCCACTAATCTCCACCAATGCCACTTGAATTAAATAATTCCTCCACTAAGCTCCACTAATCCCACTTAGATTAAATAATTCCTCCACTAAGCTCCACTAATCCCACTTGGATTAAATAATTCCTCCACTAactttttcatgattaaaataatcatcCCTTAAATTCTTGTTGACTTAGAAGATTTTTGGTGGAATCGGTTAATGCTCTCGGTCGACCGTCGATCAGCTCGCGATGACTATTGATTCGTCTCGGCAGCTCTCGGACAATACGCCTCGGACGATACGCTTCGGTACGTCCCGGACGTTACGGGTGACACGTCCCGGCCAACTCGGCCAATTTTTGATCCGTCCAAAAATTTCTCGGATCTTTCTCCactgatctttttgttttcgttaTTGGCTCCCTTTCTGGGTCTTTTGATCTTGagttttcattttgtaatttacCTCTGGgcgagggtcattacattcttCCCCCCTTAATAGAATTCGTCCCGAATTCCATAAGGTTCCGACGGACCTGCCTAATCTTCTTCAACAAACAATTGAGGATATTTGGCTCGAATCCTATCCTCATCTTCCCAAGTAGTAACCTTACGGTTCTGCTTTCCCCAAAATATTTGGATTTGAGGAATTCTCCTGTTTTTCAACTTCCGAGTCCTCCTTTGTCCTATTCCAAACGGTCCCTCGGGGTAAGTAAGGTTTGGCTCCAACTCCTCGACAGGTTTGGGCACTATCATGTTAGGATCTGGTACATGTTTCCGTAGTTGGGAAACATGGAAGACTTTATGCAATCGCATAACTTCAGGCATAGCTAGCCGATAAGCCACTTCTCCAACTCTCTTCTCGATCCGGTATGGTCCGATAAACCTTACCGCAAGCTTTCCCACTTTACCAAAGTGATCCTTTCCTTTTTGTGGTGCCACTTTCAAATACACCATATCCCCGACTTCAAACTCCACTTCTCTCGCCTTTTACGGTCTGTGTACTTCTTCTGGCGGTCTTGTGCCTTCTTCATACTCTCCTATATGAACTTAATCTTTTCTGTAGTCTCATCTATCAACTTGTGATTGAAACTCGTCCTCTCTCCAACTTCCGTCCAACACAAAGGCGTTCGACACGGCCTTCCATACATTGCTTCAAATGGGGACATGCCGGTACTCGAGTGATAACTGTTGTTATACACGAATTCAACTAACAGCAAATTCTTCTCCCAATCCGATGACCATTCCAAAGCACACAGTCGGATCATGTCCTCTATGGTTCGGATAGTTCTTTCCGTCTGCCCATCAATCTCTGGGTGAAATGAGGTGCTCATATGAACATCCGTTCCCAACGCTCGATGCAAATCCTGCCAAAATAACGATGCAAATTTTGGATCGCGATCAGAGACAATGTTGGCTGGCACACCATGCAACTTTAAAATCTCATCAATATACTTCTCTGCCAGAACTGGTGCTTGATCTGTGCTTCTCACTGGAACTAAATGGGCTACTTTGGTTAAGCGATCAACCACTACCCATACTGCATCATTAATTTGTCCCTTTCTTATCGGTAGACCGGTAATAAAATCCATCGAGTTAGAGTCCCACTTCCACGTTGGTATGGGCAAGTTGCGAAGCAAACCTGCTGGCACTTGATGCTCTACCTTGATTCTCTGACAAGAGTCACATTGGCTTACCCATTTTGCTACTGATCTCTTCAGTCCAGGCCAATGGTAATATCTTTGCACGTCTTTGTACATCTTCGTGCTTCCCGGGTGTATACTCAATGCTGAGCTATGAGCTGCTCCTAATATTTCTTCTCGTAATCCGTTCTGGTCAGGCACAGTTACTCTCCCATTGAGTAGCAAGGTGTCGTCATCAGCTAAATGATAACCGCTTGCATTCGGTCCTTCCGAACCTTTTAACTCCTCAATAATCTTTTTCAGGTTCTCATCCTGATGTTGTTCTTCACGAATTCGGTGTAGTAGGCTCGCTTGAGTTACAGCTTGTAAACCCAACGGCTCACTAGATTCTCCTTCTAAGGCTAGAAGCCTTACCTTCTTTAACTCATCAGCTAGAAACTCCACGTCTCTCTCGGCATCAACTTGTGCTTTCCTTCGGCTTAGAGCATCTGCTACTACATTAGCTTTGCCTGGGTGATACTGAATCTTTAGGTCGTAATCGGcaatgaactccatccatcttcTCTGTCGCAAATTAAGATCAAGTTGCGTGAACAAGTATTTAAGACTTTGATGATCCGTAAATACTTGGACAGCTTCCCTATACAAATACGATCTCCATATCCTTAACGCAAACACCACAGCTGCCATTTCCAGGTCATGTGTGGTATAGTTCTCTTCATGATTCCTTAACTGTCTTGATGCATAGGCGATTACTCTGTCTCCTTGCATCAGAACACATCCAACACCAACTCTTGACGCATCTATAAACACATAATAGGGTTGATTTGGCTCAGGTAGGGCTAACACTGGTGCTGATGTCAGTGCTCCCTTCAGCTTCCTAAAACCTTCTTCCACATCCTCACTCCATATAAACGGTACTCCTTTACCGGTGAGTCGTGTCAAAGGTTTTGCAATGGATGAAAACCCTTTCACGAACTTTCTGTAATAACCCGCAAGGCCTAAGAAACTTCTGACCTCGGATACTGAGGTTGGCTTCAGCCAATCCTGTATCGCGGCAATTTTCTCTGGATCGGCGGATACGCCTTGTTCCGAAACTCGATGTCCTAAGAATCCAATCTCCCTTTGCCAGAACTTACACTTGCTGAACTTAGCGAACAGCTTCATTTCCCTCAATCTCTCCAATACCTTTTTCAAATGTTCTGCGTGCTCCTCCAAACTCCGTGAGTATATAAGGATGTCATCTATGAATATTATCACGAATCGATCCAGATA
The Camelina sativa cultivar DH55 chromosome 15, Cs, whole genome shotgun sequence DNA segment above includes these coding regions:
- the LOC109129177 gene encoding uncharacterized protein LOC109129177; translated protein: MVYLKVAPQKGKDHFGKVGKLAVRFIGPYRIEKRVGEVAYRLAMPEVMRLHKVFHVSQLRKHVPDPNMIVPKPVEELEPNLTYPEGPFGIGQRRTRKLKNRRIPQIQIFWGKQNRKVTTWEDEDRIRAKYPQLFVEED